A stretch of the TM7 phylum sp. oral taxon 349 genome encodes the following:
- a CDS encoding cysteine--tRNA ligase, with product MKLYNTLTRSLDEFTPMSPDRVTLYTCGPTVYDYLHVGNWAAYVYWDTLVRVLKFNGYEVERVMNITDVGHLVSDADDGEDKLEKGARRDGKTAWEIAEHYTEAFVRGMHEFGLTPPEHMVRATDFIPQQLALVRTLKEKGYTYQTSDGIYFDTSKFPRYADFAQLDLAAQKAGARVEANSGKRQPWDFALWKFTEPGKRRDMEWETPEDLLDSHGRETPGVASRVAGTVMGFPGWHLECSTMAMELLGQTIDIHTGGIDHIPVHHTNEIAQSEAASGVQFARYWLHCNHLKIDGGKISKSLGNGYTMTHLKERGFTAMDLRMFILQSHYQSEGNFSFDILAAARNRLKNWRDVACLRHQIHDRLNDDTERNDAPQYLSPQAAIGAMREALNNNLNTPEALSIIDESFSSISQRPLDTIYRTGLVELLQTIDDVLGLQLLDSTPDINDDAKQLLVERRRARDNKNWAHSDKLRDQLKAQGIIVRDTAHDTIWTYA from the coding sequence ATGAAACTATATAATACCCTCACGCGCAGCCTTGACGAATTTACGCCAATGTCGCCAGACCGAGTAACGCTCTACACCTGCGGGCCAACGGTATACGATTATCTTCACGTCGGCAACTGGGCAGCCTACGTTTATTGGGATACGCTGGTGCGCGTGCTGAAATTTAACGGATACGAGGTTGAGCGCGTGATGAATATCACCGACGTCGGGCATTTAGTAAGCGACGCCGACGACGGTGAAGACAAACTAGAGAAGGGGGCGCGGCGCGACGGCAAAACCGCTTGGGAAATTGCCGAGCATTACACCGAGGCATTTGTGCGCGGCATGCACGAGTTCGGACTTACTCCGCCAGAGCATATGGTGCGCGCAACGGATTTCATTCCGCAGCAATTAGCACTCGTCCGCACGCTAAAAGAGAAGGGCTATACGTATCAAACCAGCGACGGGATTTATTTTGACACGAGCAAGTTCCCGCGCTACGCAGATTTCGCACAATTAGATTTAGCGGCGCAAAAAGCCGGCGCGCGCGTTGAGGCTAATAGCGGAAAACGCCAGCCGTGGGATTTTGCGCTGTGGAAATTTACCGAGCCGGGCAAACGCCGCGATATGGAGTGGGAAACTCCAGAAGATTTACTTGATTCACACGGGCGCGAAACGCCCGGGGTGGCAAGTAGAGTGGCAGGCACAGTTATGGGCTTCCCGGGTTGGCATTTGGAGTGCAGCACCATGGCGATGGAGCTGCTTGGACAAACGATTGACATCCACACCGGCGGTATTGACCACATTCCCGTGCACCACACCAACGAGATCGCCCAGAGTGAGGCGGCTAGCGGCGTACAATTTGCGCGGTATTGGCTGCACTGCAATCACCTGAAAATTGACGGCGGCAAAATCAGTAAGTCGCTCGGTAACGGCTATACAATGACTCACCTAAAAGAACGCGGCTTCACGGCAATGGATTTACGCATGTTTATTCTGCAAAGCCATTACCAAAGCGAAGGAAATTTCTCATTTGACATTCTAGCGGCTGCGCGCAACCGTTTGAAGAATTGGCGCGATGTCGCCTGCCTGCGCCATCAAATTCACGACCGCCTAAACGACGACACAGAGCGCAATGACGCGCCGCAGTATTTATCGCCACAGGCTGCGATCGGCGCAATGCGCGAAGCGCTCAACAATAATCTGAACACACCAGAAGCGCTTAGTATTATCGACGAGTCGTTTTCGAGCATTAGCCAACGGCCACTTGACACAATTTACCGCACGGGATTAGTAGAACTATTGCAAACAATTGACGATGTGCTCGGGCTCCAGCTGCTTGATTCAACGCCAGATATCAACGACGATGCTAAGCAGCTACTGGTAGAACGCCGACGCGCACGCGACAATAAAAATTGGGCGCACTCTGATAAGTTACGCGACCAGCTCAAAGCACAGGGAATCATCGTGCGCGACACGGCGCACGATACAATTTGGACGTACGCATGA
- a CDS encoding cation-transporting P-type ATPase, whose product MAFYTKSVKQTLDDLQTTSGGLSAIESKQRLRQYGPNSIKLRTEPLWRKLLEPFLSVFMAVLVVAIGISLWHRSYFDAAIIGAIILMNALIYYVQRFSTERILRSLQKRSTVKVEVLRKDKSVTVDAVNIVPGDVIVLDEGDKIPADARIIEARSFRVDESQLTGESLPISKQVETLGTDRQIYEQSNMVFQGSFVIGGEARAVVVATGNNTEFGRLSDLSATSEEVNPVERKIDTLITQIVIVISLVALVTMGLALWRGIAWDEALRFVIALSVSAVPENLPIAISIILVLAMQRMARRKALVRTMGSIESIGAITTIATDKTGTLTHNKLSVQELWHPRNQRKCTLQTLADAIVPHTRHSVADPLDTAFRSFIAKNPPANVRKPVKAYQFEHALALSGALYHNGAQYALALKGAPEQLIERCNLTEGERERATIELHHLTGLGFRVIALGHATLKKPLESLEEISPRQRITFDGFVAIADTLRAEAKSAIATAQAAGITVRMITGDHFETAYHIGRELGLVHHRSEVFDSRQMSMMSDDDLAERLKTIRVCARVLPEYKHRILEILKQHDITAMTGDGVNDIPALTNAHVGVAMGSGAQIAKDAGDIILLDNNFQSIVSAIHEGRTVYANIKRMVTYLLSTNLGEVLVSLGSLIVGLPLPLTPVQILWINIVTDSAMVIPIGMEPGEARNMKQPPKPANAPLLSTFMISRIIIMALLMAVLVLTLYALFDHWHGAGYARTVAFCALATVQWAGAFEARSDYESLFRRIKKRNTPFLVGLLVAVGLQLIAIASPFAPYLHVAPIAATDFAAATTVAFVLPIIVLELHKWFGRTFLGKRPELN is encoded by the coding sequence ATGGCTTTCTACACAAAATCAGTAAAACAAACACTCGACGATCTCCAAACAACAAGCGGCGGATTGTCGGCAATTGAATCAAAACAGCGGCTACGGCAATACGGGCCAAATTCAATAAAATTACGCACCGAGCCGCTCTGGCGCAAACTGCTTGAACCGTTCTTATCAGTCTTTATGGCGGTGCTTGTCGTAGCAATTGGCATCAGCCTGTGGCATCGGTCGTATTTTGACGCAGCCATTATCGGCGCAATCATATTAATGAATGCTCTGATTTATTACGTGCAGCGGTTTTCAACCGAGCGGATTTTACGTTCGTTGCAAAAGCGATCCACAGTGAAAGTTGAGGTGCTGCGCAAAGATAAAAGCGTCACAGTCGACGCTGTCAACATTGTACCGGGTGATGTCATTGTACTGGACGAAGGAGACAAGATTCCTGCCGATGCCCGCATTATTGAAGCGCGGTCGTTTCGCGTCGACGAGTCGCAGCTAACGGGCGAATCGCTGCCAATTTCAAAACAAGTTGAAACGCTTGGCACCGACCGGCAAATCTACGAACAATCAAACATGGTCTTCCAGGGGTCATTCGTTATCGGCGGCGAAGCGCGTGCCGTCGTCGTAGCGACAGGCAACAACACTGAATTTGGGCGGCTGAGCGACTTGTCGGCGACGAGCGAAGAAGTTAATCCAGTCGAAAGGAAAATCGATACGCTTATCACACAGATCGTTATCGTCATTAGTCTCGTTGCACTCGTCACAATGGGGCTAGCGCTGTGGCGCGGAATCGCATGGGATGAAGCGCTACGATTCGTGATCGCGCTGAGCGTGAGCGCTGTGCCTGAGAACTTACCAATTGCAATTTCAATTATCCTGGTTCTCGCTATGCAGCGAATGGCACGACGTAAAGCATTGGTACGCACAATGGGATCAATTGAATCAATTGGCGCAATTACAACTATTGCTACCGATAAAACTGGTACGCTTACGCACAATAAACTGTCAGTACAAGAATTATGGCATCCGCGCAACCAACGTAAATGCACATTACAGACTTTGGCGGATGCAATCGTACCACACACGCGGCACAGCGTCGCCGATCCGCTTGATACAGCATTTCGCTCGTTTATCGCAAAAAATCCGCCGGCAAACGTTCGTAAACCAGTAAAGGCGTATCAATTCGAACATGCTTTAGCGCTGAGCGGTGCGCTGTATCATAACGGCGCACAGTACGCACTAGCACTCAAGGGCGCGCCTGAGCAGCTAATTGAACGCTGTAACTTAACTGAAGGCGAGCGCGAACGCGCCACTATTGAACTGCACCATCTAACGGGGCTTGGATTTCGCGTGATTGCGCTCGGGCACGCAACGCTTAAGAAGCCGCTGGAATCACTTGAGGAAATATCGCCGCGCCAGCGTATCACGTTTGACGGATTCGTCGCTATCGCCGACACGCTCCGTGCGGAAGCAAAAAGTGCTATTGCCACCGCGCAGGCCGCCGGCATTACCGTGCGCATGATTACCGGTGACCATTTTGAAACAGCATATCATATTGGCAGGGAGCTAGGGCTCGTACATCATCGCAGCGAGGTGTTTGATAGCCGCCAAATGAGTATGATGTCCGACGATGACCTTGCTGAACGCCTAAAAACCATTCGCGTCTGCGCGCGCGTACTGCCAGAGTATAAGCACCGCATCTTAGAAATTCTCAAGCAACATGATATTACCGCTATGACAGGCGATGGCGTCAACGACATCCCTGCACTCACGAACGCACATGTCGGCGTCGCAATGGGCTCGGGCGCACAAATTGCCAAAGATGCAGGCGACATCATTCTGCTTGACAATAATTTCCAGTCGATCGTGTCAGCAATTCATGAAGGGCGTACCGTATACGCTAATATCAAACGCATGGTAACGTATTTACTGTCGACAAATCTAGGCGAGGTGCTCGTGTCGCTCGGATCGCTCATCGTTGGGTTGCCGCTGCCGCTCACGCCAGTACAGATCTTGTGGATCAACATTGTCACTGATAGCGCAATGGTTATTCCGATCGGTATGGAGCCAGGCGAAGCACGCAATATGAAGCAACCGCCTAAACCCGCCAACGCGCCGTTGCTCAGTACGTTTATGATTTCGCGAATCATCATCATGGCGCTCCTAATGGCAGTGCTTGTGCTGACACTCTACGCGCTGTTTGACCATTGGCATGGTGCTGGCTATGCGCGCACAGTCGCATTTTGCGCGCTTGCAACAGTGCAGTGGGCAGGCGCGTTTGAGGCTCGCAGCGATTACGAGTCGCTCTTCCGGCGCATTAAAAAGCGCAATACGCCGTTCCTCGTCGGGTTGCTCGTCGCGGTCGGGCTGCAGCTCATCGCAATCGCAAGTCCATTTGCTCCCTACTTGCACGTTGCACCGATTGCTGCTACCGACTTCGCCGCCGCAACAACAGTCGCATTCGTCCTGCCGATTATCGTATTAGAGCTGCACAAATGGTTCGGGCGCACATTCCTCGGCAAGCGCCCGGAGTTAAATTAA
- a CDS encoding AI-2E family transporter — MKVQIEIDTKTFIRFWLVVIGFGLAGLTIYLAQTALVILGTALFLALALNRPVARLAKLIPGKSRLGGTALAFTLLVVFLFCVVWFVVPPIVQQTAKFAESVPGIIDQASTQWHGVNRFIDEHSMREQVNSVLESIRTQASHWATDLSGSIIGSVGSLASFVTSLFLVIVLSFLMLLEGPEWMRRVWGLYDNQARMEHHKRLVGRIYNVITGYVAGQLIVSGIGSLVAGAFVFGISLFVPAIDANLVMPTILIVFVLSLIPMFGATIAGVLVTLLLAFNNVPAGIAYAVFFVVYQQIENNFISPAIQSKKVELSALMVLTAVTVGLYVAGVAGGFIAIPIAGTIKVFLDDYLERAKAKREESKHDKPVLGKLASKLKKAASSE, encoded by the coding sequence ATGAAGGTACAGATTGAAATTGACACAAAAACGTTTATTCGTTTTTGGCTTGTGGTGATTGGTTTTGGCCTAGCGGGGCTAACAATTTATTTAGCGCAGACAGCGCTGGTTATTTTGGGCACGGCGCTGTTTTTGGCGCTTGCGCTCAATCGTCCAGTGGCGCGGCTGGCAAAGCTCATTCCCGGCAAAAGCCGGTTGGGCGGTACAGCGCTCGCATTTACGCTGCTCGTCGTGTTTTTATTTTGTGTCGTGTGGTTTGTGGTGCCGCCAATCGTGCAGCAGACGGCGAAGTTTGCCGAGTCGGTGCCCGGGATTATCGATCAGGCGAGCACGCAGTGGCACGGTGTCAATCGGTTTATTGACGAGCATAGCATGCGCGAGCAAGTAAACTCAGTTTTGGAGTCAATCAGAACGCAAGCATCCCACTGGGCGACTGATCTAAGCGGTAGCATTATTGGCAGTGTTGGCTCGCTGGCGTCGTTTGTGACCTCATTATTCTTGGTTATTGTCTTGTCGTTTTTGATGCTGCTCGAGGGGCCGGAGTGGATGCGGCGCGTTTGGGGTCTGTATGATAATCAAGCGCGCATGGAGCATCATAAACGGCTTGTTGGACGCATCTACAATGTTATTACCGGCTATGTTGCCGGGCAGTTGATAGTTTCCGGTATTGGTTCATTAGTAGCAGGTGCATTTGTATTCGGTATTAGTCTATTTGTGCCGGCGATTGACGCAAATTTGGTTATGCCGACAATTTTAATCGTGTTTGTACTGTCTCTGATTCCAATGTTTGGCGCGACGATTGCCGGCGTGCTTGTCACGCTGCTTTTGGCGTTTAACAATGTGCCGGCGGGTATCGCCTACGCGGTATTTTTCGTTGTGTACCAGCAGATTGAGAATAACTTCATCTCGCCGGCGATTCAGTCTAAGAAAGTCGAGCTATCAGCTCTGATGGTTCTGACAGCGGTGACGGTTGGTCTGTATGTTGCGGGTGTCGCTGGCGGTTTCATTGCTATCCCAATTGCCGGTACAATCAAAGTGTTCCTTGACGACTACCTTGAGCGCGCCAAAGCTAAGCGTGAAGAAAGTAAACACGACAAGCCGGTGCTCGGTAAGCTAGCGAGCAAGCTCAAAAAAGCTGCGTCATCAGAATAA
- a CDS encoding tRNA-dihydrouridine synthase: protein MKSFWDKLPQPFFALAPMEAVTDVVFRHVVQRAGAPDVFFTEFANATGWVHAGDKAIAGRLLKTGDEHPLVAQIWGGEPGDMEQFAAHCARLGFDGIDINMGCPAKSAIKSGGAALIRRPDVAVAAIHAAKAAGLPVSVKTRLGYTHVNEWREWLQILLEQNIVNLTIHLRTKKEMSKVPAHYELIDDIVALRNAVAPHTLLTINGDIRDREHGLALVSEHPGVNGIMIGRGVFANPFCFAANDAGCLHSQNNLEQNETISTNNDSAVIWCAELFSLLSYHLDLFDRYQPQTGRPFETLKRFFKIYIKGFDGAKELRDQLMHTVSTDEVRQILHPHSTA, encoded by the coding sequence ATGAAATCATTTTGGGATAAGCTGCCGCAACCATTTTTTGCGCTTGCGCCGATGGAAGCGGTGACAGACGTCGTATTCCGCCATGTCGTGCAGCGGGCAGGCGCACCTGACGTATTTTTCACCGAATTTGCTAATGCGACAGGCTGGGTACATGCCGGCGATAAAGCAATCGCCGGACGGCTACTTAAAACTGGCGACGAACACCCGCTAGTAGCGCAAATCTGGGGAGGGGAGCCGGGTGACATGGAACAATTCGCGGCGCATTGCGCGCGGCTTGGCTTCGACGGTATCGATATTAACATGGGTTGCCCGGCAAAAAGTGCTATCAAATCCGGTGGAGCAGCACTGATTCGCCGCCCAGACGTCGCAGTTGCCGCTATTCATGCCGCTAAGGCCGCTGGATTACCCGTCAGCGTCAAGACGCGGCTCGGCTACACACACGTCAATGAATGGCGCGAGTGGTTGCAAATATTATTAGAGCAGAACATCGTTAATCTAACTATTCACCTGCGGACGAAAAAAGAAATGAGTAAGGTGCCAGCGCATTATGAACTGATTGACGATATTGTCGCGCTGCGTAACGCGGTAGCGCCGCATACATTACTGACAATTAATGGCGACATACGCGACCGAGAGCATGGACTAGCGCTCGTATCTGAGCACCCCGGCGTCAACGGCATTATGATCGGACGGGGCGTGTTTGCGAACCCGTTTTGCTTCGCTGCAAACGACGCCGGGTGTTTGCATTCTCAGAACAATCTGGAGCAAAACGAAACTATTTCGACCAATAACGATAGCGCAGTAATTTGGTGCGCAGAATTATTTAGCCTCCTCAGCTACCATCTTGATCTCTTTGATCGCTACCAGCCGCAAACCGGACGTCCATTCGAAACTCTCAAACGCTTCTTCAAAATCTATATCAAAGGCTTCGACGGCGCAAAAGAACTGCGAGATCAGCTAATGCACACAGTCTCAACCGATGAAGTACGCCAGATCCTGCACCCTCATTCAACCGCTTGA